In a genomic window of Octadecabacter temperatus:
- the gmk gene encoding guanylate kinase, with the protein MQRRGLLIILSSPSGAGKSTHSKRLRAWDPTIEFSVSATTRNPREGEVDGQDYHFRTEDEFRHLVADGEMLEHAHVFGNFYGSPKGPVKASIDAGCDVLFDVDWQGAEQIKDSSLGQHVLSVFFLPPSITELRRRLESRGQDDKETIDKRMMQSWDEISHWRSYDYVLINDDLDATEAQLRTIVEGERQRRDQQPDLADHVRLLHDEFTDGLKKGR; encoded by the coding sequence ATGCAACGTCGTGGTCTATTGATTATTCTGTCTTCGCCGTCCGGCGCTGGAAAATCCACTCATTCCAAACGGTTACGCGCATGGGATCCGACGATCGAATTCTCGGTGTCCGCAACGACGCGAAATCCGCGTGAAGGTGAAGTAGACGGGCAGGACTACCATTTCCGCACGGAAGATGAATTCCGTCACCTCGTCGCGGATGGTGAAATGCTTGAGCACGCCCATGTTTTCGGGAACTTTTATGGATCACCAAAGGGCCCGGTTAAGGCGTCAATCGATGCGGGCTGTGACGTATTGTTTGATGTGGACTGGCAAGGCGCTGAGCAAATCAAGGACTCCTCTCTTGGCCAGCACGTCCTAAGCGTTTTCTTTCTGCCACCCTCGATCACAGAACTGCGCCGCCGACTGGAATCACGTGGGCAGGACGACAAAGAGACAATCGACAAACGTATGATGCAAAGCTGGGATGAGATCAGCCATTGGCGGTCTTACGACTATGTGTTGATCAACGACGATCTGGACGCCACGGAAGCACAGCTGCGCACCATCGTTGAAGGTGAACGCCAGCGACGGGATCAACAACCTGATTTGGCGGACCACGTAAGATTGTTACATGACGAGTTTACAGACGGCTTAAAGAAGGGCCGATAA
- a CDS encoding sensor histidine kinase has product MSDAKSLILALPHPTILVGQDERIIGINEPAKQLVGMDCEGMPYITALRQPALLDAVEATLKDHAARTTTYLGNDGVQGTTFEVSVRCAEVSSGLAVVLSYQDLTALEQAEDMRRDFVANVSHEMRTPLTSLQGFIETLRGPAKNDPAAIERFLGIMDQEAGRMHRLVEDLLSLSRVESDVRVRPTTEVHLQRLVNEVLAALTPVAAAKTVTLVPELPEEDIEIVGDREQLWQVFSNLIENAIKYGVEGGEVKISMTGPEHERAIMRDGVQITVRDNGIGIPSHAIARLTERFYRVDSHRSREVGGTGLGLAIVKHIINRHRGRLRISSVIGEGSEFKVILPVERRPASQQS; this is encoded by the coding sequence ATGTCTGACGCCAAATCCCTGATCCTTGCTCTGCCACACCCCACCATTCTGGTCGGGCAGGATGAACGGATCATTGGAATTAACGAACCGGCCAAGCAGTTGGTTGGGATGGACTGTGAGGGGATGCCTTATATCACCGCGCTGCGCCAACCCGCGTTGCTAGATGCGGTAGAGGCCACTTTGAAGGACCACGCAGCGCGCACCACGACCTATCTTGGCAATGACGGTGTGCAAGGCACCACGTTTGAGGTTTCGGTGCGCTGCGCCGAAGTTTCCAGTGGCCTAGCTGTGGTCTTGTCCTACCAAGACCTCACAGCGCTTGAGCAAGCCGAGGACATGCGCCGCGATTTTGTCGCTAATGTCAGCCATGAAATGCGAACACCGCTTACATCGCTGCAAGGGTTTATCGAAACGCTTCGTGGCCCCGCCAAGAACGACCCCGCCGCAATTGAGCGTTTTCTAGGGATCATGGATCAAGAAGCAGGGCGCATGCACCGATTGGTTGAGGATCTGTTGTCGCTCAGCCGCGTTGAAAGCGATGTTCGCGTACGACCCACCACCGAGGTCCACTTGCAAAGGCTGGTCAACGAGGTCCTTGCCGCCCTAACGCCCGTCGCCGCTGCGAAGACGGTGACCCTTGTGCCGGAATTGCCAGAGGAAGACATCGAAATCGTCGGAGACCGTGAACAGCTTTGGCAGGTTTTCAGCAATCTCATTGAAAACGCTATCAAATATGGCGTTGAGGGTGGTGAAGTCAAAATTTCAATGACGGGTCCCGAACATGAGCGCGCGATCATGCGAGACGGTGTGCAAATCACTGTGCGCGACAATGGAATCGGAATCCCAAGCCATGCCATCGCACGGCTCACAGAACGGTTTTACCGTGTAGATAGTCACAGAAGTCGCGAAGTCGGGGGAACGGGGCTTGGATTGGCCATCGTAAAACACATTATTAACCGTCACAGAGGGCGGCTGCGCATTTCTAGCGTAATTGGCGAAGGCTCTGAATTTAAAGTAATTTTGCCCGTCGAGCGCAGACCGGCATCGCAACAAAGTTAA
- a CDS encoding PstS family phosphate ABC transporter substrate-binding protein, which produces MSVLKLTASTLAIAAISATSATARENVQIAGSSTVLPYASIVAEAFGDNTDFPTPVVESGGSSAGLKRFCEGVGENTIDIANSSRPIRDSDIELCLENGVTDIIEVRIGYDGIVFASQIDGPAYTAFEPADIFNALGATVLVDGEVVANPHTQWADFNADLPADDIVAFIPGTKHGTREVFEDKVLMVGCETTGAFDAMMAAGMSEDDAEDACIEVRGNGITVDIDGDYTETLARIEANPNGIGVFGLAFYENNTDSLKVATMGGVEPTTGTIAAGDYPVSRPLFFFIKQAHIGVIPGVKEFAQFFIADEIAGPDGPLAQYGLVSDPELAATQAAVEAEETLDVN; this is translated from the coding sequence ATGTCCGTTCTCAAATTGACTGCCTCAACGCTCGCGATCGCTGCGATCTCAGCAACATCCGCAACAGCACGTGAAAACGTCCAGATCGCTGGCTCGTCCACAGTGCTTCCATATGCATCCATCGTTGCTGAAGCATTCGGCGACAACACAGATTTCCCGACACCAGTTGTTGAATCCGGTGGCTCTTCCGCTGGCCTTAAGCGCTTCTGTGAAGGCGTTGGCGAAAACACAATCGACATCGCAAACTCTTCCCGTCCAATCCGTGACAGCGACATTGAGCTTTGCTTAGAAAACGGCGTGACTGACATCATCGAAGTTCGCATCGGTTATGACGGCATCGTGTTTGCATCCCAGATCGACGGCCCTGCTTACACAGCGTTTGAACCTGCTGACATCTTCAACGCACTTGGCGCGACTGTACTGGTAGACGGCGAAGTTGTCGCGAACCCGCACACACAGTGGGCTGACTTCAACGCTGATCTGCCAGCTGACGACATCGTAGCCTTCATCCCGGGTACAAAGCACGGCACACGTGAAGTGTTCGAAGACAAAGTCCTGATGGTTGGTTGTGAAACAACTGGCGCATTTGACGCTATGATGGCTGCTGGCATGTCCGAAGACGACGCTGAAGATGCATGCATCGAAGTGCGCGGCAACGGCATCACAGTCGACATCGACGGTGACTACACAGAAACACTTGCTCGTATCGAAGCAAACCCGAACGGTATCGGTGTATTTGGTCTGGCGTTCTACGAGAACAACACAGACAGCCTGAAAGTTGCGACAATGGGTGGCGTTGAGCCAACCACTGGAACAATCGCGGCAGGTGACTACCCAGTATCCCGCCCATTGTTCTTCTTCATCAAGCAGGCGCACATCGGTGTGATCCCTGGTGTGAAAGAATTCGCTCAGTTCTTCATCGCTGACGAAATCGCTGGCCCAGATGGTCCACTTGCACAGTACGGACTTGTGTCCGACCCTGAGCTTGCTGCAACGCAGGCCGCTGTTGAAGCAGAAGAAACACTGGACGTTAACTAA
- a CDS encoding YicC/YloC family endoribonuclease encodes MIRSMTAFATQQGNSASDAGETTWVWDVRSVNGRGLDVKIRLPEGTPGLEAAVRSATAEHVTRGNVTIGLRLQRAQAEGALQIDPARMDLILEALDTVQDRAFDKGVTLGQPTAADVLAQRGVLVNGQAADSADLLEPLSADLHVALGALKDMREAEGAALLAVLTEQVDQIEELTTQSVSAAKDRTEAVKTQLADALARVMDSATGADPDRVAQELALLAVKSDITEEIDRLGAHIKAARDLLAQGSPVGRKLDFLTQEFNREANTLCSKAQDVALTQIGLALKAVIDQMREQVQNVE; translated from the coding sequence GTGATCCGATCAATGACGGCTTTCGCCACGCAGCAAGGAAATTCAGCCAGCGATGCAGGCGAAACCACATGGGTTTGGGATGTGCGTAGTGTGAACGGGCGCGGTCTGGATGTGAAAATTCGCCTGCCGGAAGGAACACCCGGCCTTGAAGCGGCAGTGCGGAGCGCGACAGCAGAACACGTAACCCGCGGCAACGTGACGATCGGGCTTCGATTGCAGCGCGCGCAAGCTGAAGGGGCTTTGCAGATTGACCCTGCGCGGATGGATTTAATCCTTGAAGCGCTCGACACGGTGCAGGACCGTGCATTTGATAAGGGCGTGACGCTTGGTCAGCCGACTGCGGCCGATGTTTTGGCGCAGCGCGGTGTCTTGGTGAACGGGCAGGCGGCGGATAGTGCTGATCTGTTGGAGCCGCTCAGTGCAGACCTGCACGTGGCGCTTGGTGCTTTGAAAGATATGCGTGAAGCCGAAGGTGCCGCGCTGCTGGCCGTGTTGACAGAACAAGTTGATCAAATCGAAGAGCTGACGACGCAGTCTGTAAGTGCCGCTAAGGATCGGACTGAAGCTGTCAAAACCCAATTGGCCGATGCGCTTGCACGGGTGATGGATAGCGCAACCGGAGCTGACCCTGATCGCGTCGCACAAGAGCTGGCGCTGCTTGCGGTGAAGTCCGACATTACTGAGGAAATCGACAGGTTGGGCGCACATATCAAAGCGGCGCGCGATTTGCTGGCGCAGGGCAGTCCGGTTGGTCGTAAGCTTGATTTTTTGACGCAGGAATTTAACCGCGAGGCCAATACGCTGTGTTCCAAGGCGCAGGATGTCGCGCTGACCCAGATCGGCCTTGCGCTGAAGGCGGTCATCGACCAAATGCGCGAACAAGTACAAAACGTGGAGTGA
- a CDS encoding gamma carbonic anhydrase family protein produces MLYELDGVSPEVHKGAWIAPGTHLIGKVSIADLASVWFGSTLRGDNELISVGQGSNVQENSVLHTDMGFPLTIGSNCTIGHKAMLHGCTIGDNSLIGMGATVLNGAVIGKNCLIGAGALITEGKVIPDGSLVMGIGKIVRELDDKAINGLTLSALGYQQNAARFRKGLKEIQS; encoded by the coding sequence ATGCTTTACGAATTGGACGGCGTATCGCCGGAAGTTCATAAGGGCGCGTGGATCGCACCCGGAACGCATCTGATCGGAAAGGTCAGCATCGCTGATTTGGCGTCCGTTTGGTTTGGCTCCACCCTGCGTGGTGACAACGAGCTGATCAGTGTCGGCCAAGGATCTAACGTTCAAGAAAACAGCGTCCTTCATACAGACATGGGCTTTCCGCTGACTATCGGCAGTAACTGCACCATCGGTCACAAGGCGATGCTGCACGGGTGTACCATTGGCGACAATTCCCTGATCGGAATGGGCGCGACGGTGTTGAATGGCGCTGTGATTGGCAAAAACTGCCTGATCGGGGCAGGGGCGTTGATCACCGAAGGCAAAGTGATACCTGACGGATCGCTTGTTATGGGCATTGGCAAAATCGTGCGCGAATTGGACGATAAAGCGATAAACGGCCTCACGCTATCAGCACTTGGATACCAACAAAATGCGGCACGGTTCCGCAAAGGTCTAAAAGAGATTCAATCATGA
- a CDS encoding trans-sulfuration enzyme family protein, translating into MSDTPKSLSRRPEWPTSVSRPVATPLQPTVVYSSPDPSSLDQQYADGSGFTYAREGHPNATVLAQKIDMLEGVTGGIVNGSGMAAVSAVFLGILKAGDHVIGADQLYGRTLRMMTQDLPRFGVETTLADPTDAASFEAAIKPNTRMMVVEVVSNPTIRIADMEGIAKIANERGILLVVDNTFTTPRSYLPFENGADIVLHSVTKLLAGHADATLGYVVAKDPELMEQIYIANTTFGFTASPFDCWLAERGLQTFDLRYDRAEATAIELAAALADVKGVKRVIHPSRADHPDHNRGLQILGDRPGNMLSFEVEGGRAAADALTRAAPELPFAPTLGDVGTTLSHPASSSHRALTPEARADLGMSEGFFRVSVGLEEPKLLIEEISNAIAESQKA; encoded by the coding sequence ATGAGCGATACACCCAAATCCCTATCCCGCCGTCCTGAATGGCCGACAAGCGTATCACGCCCCGTCGCGACGCCGCTTCAGCCAACAGTCGTCTATTCTTCACCGGACCCAAGTTCGCTTGATCAACAATATGCGGACGGCAGCGGGTTCACCTATGCCCGTGAAGGCCACCCGAACGCAACGGTTCTGGCGCAAAAAATCGACATGCTCGAAGGTGTTACAGGCGGTATTGTGAACGGGTCCGGCATGGCGGCTGTGTCGGCGGTATTTCTGGGCATTCTGAAAGCTGGCGATCATGTCATTGGCGCGGATCAGCTGTACGGGCGTACTCTGCGGATGATGACGCAGGATTTGCCACGCTTTGGTGTGGAAACCACGTTGGCTGACCCAACCGACGCGGCCTCCTTTGAGGCTGCGATCAAACCGAACACACGGATGATGGTTGTTGAAGTGGTTTCGAACCCGACGATCCGGATTGCCGACATGGAAGGCATCGCCAAAATCGCCAATGAGCGCGGTATTCTGTTGGTGGTCGACAACACCTTTACCACGCCGCGCAGCTATCTACCGTTTGAAAACGGCGCGGATATCGTTCTGCATTCGGTCACCAAGCTGCTTGCGGGCCATGCAGATGCGACGCTGGGTTATGTGGTCGCCAAAGACCCTGAATTGATGGAACAAATCTACATCGCCAACACGACCTTTGGCTTTACGGCGAGCCCGTTTGATTGTTGGCTTGCCGAACGTGGCTTGCAGACGTTTGATCTGCGCTATGACCGCGCTGAGGCAACGGCGATTGAACTGGCTGCGGCGTTGGCCGATGTGAAAGGCGTGAAACGCGTCATTCATCCCAGCCGCGCTGATCACCCTGATCACAACCGTGGCCTTCAAATTCTGGGGGACCGTCCCGGCAATATGCTTAGCTTTGAAGTTGAAGGCGGGCGTGCCGCCGCAGACGCGTTGACCCGCGCTGCACCCGAATTGCCGTTCGCTCCGACCTTGGGGGATGTGGGGACGACCCTCAGCCACCCAGCGTCATCATCCCACCGCGCTCTGACACCTGAAGCGCGTGCAGACCTTGGCATGTCGGAAGGGTTCTTTCGGGTCTCGGTCGGGCTTGAGGAGCCGAAGTTGCTGATTGAAGAGATCAGCAATGCCATCGCCGAAAGCCAAAAAGCCTAA
- a CDS encoding PAS domain-containing protein has product MSMTFDPYKVRAKDVSQAQDVIMTNPTALKELESYWASLPRMNGIPSRQNVDPVALGGLLEDTFILERVAPGVARIRVAGRNISKLIGVEPRGLPLTSLMLPEARADIANHLETAFATPSVVEIPLVGPRAVGQPKLQGKILLLPLRDNHGRVSRILGVLVMSGRRGLGGRRFAICSETAVRTDAVVGLRSIDGGVTETRFPTFRVPDHEKAEDKPALRLVVSNV; this is encoded by the coding sequence ATGAGCATGACATTTGACCCCTATAAGGTACGCGCCAAAGACGTTTCCCAAGCGCAGGACGTTATCATGACAAATCCGACCGCATTGAAAGAGCTCGAAAGCTACTGGGCCTCACTGCCGCGTATGAACGGCATTCCAAGTCGCCAAAACGTTGATCCTGTTGCGCTGGGTGGTTTGCTTGAAGACACTTTTATACTTGAGCGCGTAGCGCCCGGTGTCGCGCGCATTCGCGTTGCGGGGCGAAACATCTCAAAGTTGATCGGTGTTGAACCACGTGGGCTTCCGTTAACCAGTCTCATGCTTCCAGAGGCACGCGCGGACATTGCCAACCACCTAGAGACAGCCTTTGCAACGCCAAGCGTTGTTGAAATCCCCCTCGTCGGTCCACGCGCAGTCGGTCAGCCTAAACTTCAAGGTAAGATCCTGCTTTTACCACTGCGTGACAATCATGGTCGCGTCAGCCGAATTCTAGGAGTTTTGGTCATGAGCGGTCGACGGGGGCTTGGCGGTCGCCGGTTTGCAATCTGTTCTGAAACTGCTGTCCGGACGGACGCTGTTGTTGGGCTGCGCTCAATAGATGGCGGCGTGACAGAAACGCGTTTTCCGACGTTTCGGGTTCCCGACCACGAAAAAGCGGAGGACAAACCTGCCCTCCGCCTTGTTGTTTCAAACGTCTAA